GTCTGTGTCTGTACCTGGGAAGGAGCGCGCAGAGTCTTCGCTTTGGGTCGCGGCAAAGGTTCGTTTGAGCGTGTGGGTTGGTTCGCCTGCAGCTTTTACCAGCTCATCCACCAGGGCCGCGTCATCCCCGCGGAGTTCATTGGCTTCGCGAAGTCCCAGCGGCCTATCAGGCTCCAGGTAGGACTGCGGTGGCTGCAGCCTTGTGGAGAGGCAACGCGAGCAAGCAGATGTGcgccctctgcttcctcctctctacAGGGAacagccgcagcgtcgccttgtcgcctgtctcttcgcgtcCAGGCCGACGGCGTGTCTTTCTCTGTTGACTGTTGATACGCATGGaagccgcatgcgcgcacgacccgccccccccccccccttccctctCCCACGGCACGGAAGCCCTTTGCGCATTTGCTTCGCAGGAGGAGCCCGTTAGCAACCACGACGAGTTGATGAGCAACTTCTTTGCGCAGCCTGATGCGCTGGCCTTCGGCAAATCCCCCGACGAGCTCCGCAAGGAAGGCGTGGCGGAGCACCTCATATCCCACAGAACGTTCCCTGGCGACCGCCCATCCTGCATGTAGGccaagccgccgccgcatctTCCTCCACGCAGacatatatctacatatctacatacatacgtatatttatatctatGTGGATGCTGCGGCCTCGTGTAACGTTCGGCGCACCTTTCAGTTCATGGTCGCTCCTCTGGGTTTGTCGGATCCCTGCCCTCCCAACCTGTGTCGAAGCGCCGTGACGCTTGGACTGGCGCGTcgagtcgcggcggccgtctcAACATGCGTGTTGACCGCGCATGGATTCGCATCTAGGAGCTTTGGCAGACGCGTCTGACTggttcgcgcggcgcgtctccgctctctgctcGTTGCCTCAGGCTACTCTTCCCCGAAATCTCGCCTTTTCAGATGGGGCAGCTGCTCGCCCTGTACGAAcaccgcgtcgccgtccagGGTTGGATTTGGGGCATCAACTCCTTTGACCAGTGGGGGTAAGTCGAAAATTTTCTTCACGTGTCATCGCCgttgcggccgccgccattTGTTGCAGTCGTCTCTGCACTCGGGGCTGGTGCGTCGCGGCCTTGGAGTGCCTTCGCACGAGGCGACTGCTCCGTCGATACCGATGCTTTTCCCTACTTCGGCATGTGGTTTGAGTATTGTTAGAGAGCGTCGCATCACTCTTTACTCCTATGCACATCCTAGGCTTCAGCGCTATGCCACGAAGGATACCACACTGCCCTGAGCATCCTTGATATATAAATGCATGCTGTTGATTTGGTCTGTCGTCGTTTCCAGCGTCGAGCTCGGCAAGGTGCTCGCGAAGGGCGTCCGCGGCATCCTCCAGAAGCGTCGCGAAGGCAAATCGTAAGTCTTGGTCCCagaaaagcgaagaaaatAAGATCTGTGAGTCGTGCGCCGCCCCTAATCCCCAAGCAGATGCGCGCGACTTCTCTagagcgacgcagctgcctgcgcctccacgggGGGAAATTCCGCGAGCAAACAGGCGAAGGCGTTTTTTGAACGAAAAAACGCGCGTGGAAGCCTCGCACAAGGTCGGCTGGCAGAGAACGAAGGCTGGAGGATTAAGACGAAGCGCGCGGTGTGCATCTTCATCCCTCGAGGCAAACTGGAGATTCAGAGGAGGCCCGTCCAGCTGGACCTCCGCAgggaagcgcatgcgcgtgtttCTTACGGCCAAAGGTTGCCGAATGCCCCGTTGAAAGGATGGCGAAGACATTCGTCGTTCGCAGTCTTGGTTGCGGGTTGGCGGCATTAGGCTTTCGCAGGAGAGGCAGGGCGCTGCTTTCCCTCCTCGAGGAAAACGCGGACGTCGACGCACTTGGGGGATCGATCACACATGGGCGCCAAGAGGGCACAAGAATCGAGTCCCGGTGCACTCGCTTCTACCTGAACGCAGCCGCTGTGAAATGCGAGACACGACCGACGGGACTCTCTCCACCCACCACGCATACGAATGCACATATCTATACCTAGACCCTAAAaccccatatatatatatatatatatatatatatatatatacatgtatagaTATGGGTCACTGGAGAGCATGATCGCGCGAGAAGATGAGGTTTCTCTTTTGCCGGCCGCCCGCGGTTGGagcttcgcggccgccgtcgccgtaaACCCCAATCCCCCTTGCGttcgcgacggcgcctgtctctgtctctcgcgcaaCCCAcacggcctccgcgtccgccgttCGTCGACaagcgcgtctcctccgtccgctcgccgtcgcttgGCTGTTTGGTCGCGTCAGCGTGTTTGTTATGAGGCGGCTGGCGCCAGTCTTGgtccgctgcatgcgccggcgtGTGCAggggcgagccgcagaggccgggaggcgaagacgcagaggagcgaaagcgcgaggcgcgcgcgcagcagaaagggcgaggcctcgtcgccagcgcctggcgGTCGCTGGCGAAGAAGCTGGACTTCAGACAGGCTTTTTCGGCCGGCGGCTGTGGAGGAAAAGTCAAAGGAACAAACTGCGCGCTTGCGTGCCACAGGGGTGAAGGGAGCGCGGTCAGAGGGGAAGCAGGTcaagcgcccgcgccgccgtacGCAGAATACAGGGCGACATCGCCCAGTGAACACAgcgcgaaaaacgcgcgAGCAAAtggcgagcgcgcaggcagAAACTCGCGGGAGAGTCCGCTTAAGTCAGTGAAGGACGGGCCCGAAGGCTCGTGAGGCATGGAACGACTGAAGACaaatacgtacatacatgcatatatacatgcatgcatacgtgCGTATATTCATAAGTACGGGGATGTTtagaggaggcgcctggagCTTTGTTCGGATGTGCTGTCGCCCAGGCTTGGCTTCTTCGTGGGGCTTGACTGATCGTTTCGCTGCGGgtgtctgtgtctcttcAGGCCCGAGGACGCCGGTCAGACTCAcctctgcagctcgacgAGGAAGATTTTGGAGCATTACGTGCAGCTCTCAAAGCAGTAAATCGGGGTCCGTTTTTGTTTCAGGCTTCCACGCCTGCAGAGCTACCCCGCGTCCGAGTGTGTCCGGCGGGCTCTACGAGACAGCTTCGCTGCGTGCATCGCTCAAGAACAGTGCAAAACGaatgcgtgtgcgtgtgtggcgAACTGAGGCTCTGCCTCCCCACCTTTGCTGACTTAAAATGGATGCAAGTCGAACGAGGGGGAGTGAGGTGACGCGTCTCGGcgggggcgcggaggcacttGAGGCTTGCGCGTCCTTAGCCCTACACCCGCACGCAGCACAGAAGACACCTAGGCAGTcacgcgacgcagccgcgttTCGTAGGACGCATATatgcagagaggcaggcacGAGGATTCGCGTACCTACTTTtcgaaggcagcagagaggggaTGAGAGGAGACGTTCACACCAGTATTTCGGAAGCGCTGGGTACAGAAGAGCGCAGAGAAACGGTACCAGAGGAGGATTCGTAGAAGACTGGGTTCAACCTGAGAAGCTGCATGCGTGATTCCGCAACGCCTGACACGGTGCATTGGCCTTGTGTGAAAAAAGCCGAACGGCTAAGCAATGTTCACTCAGTCTCAGAAGCGTGCCAGTCCCTTGCCGCTGCCGAGAAAACCCCAGAATTGTTGCGGTGTCTCGCTTCTGTTACGTGAGAGGACTACTACAGCAACTGCCTAGaacggagacgaagcgacTGCGAACAGATGGGATTGCGTAGTTCAGTCTGTTTTGGACCTGCACGCCTAGAACCAATTCTTCTCTGCGGAAACCTACGTTCCACTGAAACCCTATTCTTTCTCCTGAGTTCCTCCAAACTTTTGTTCGCGACCTCGGAAAGTATTTCTGCAGCGGGCCAGTCTCTTTCGGGTGCCCGTGCCTCAGCATCGAAAAGAATTGTTGTAAGCTGCGTTTCAGTTCGAGTCATCGCCCAGCAAATACCAAAGGATAATTCTCGCGCGTTGCTCAGTCTACGCAGAAGAGCGACACGTGGCTTTCGGCGTAGTTAGCTCGAGACGATGTAGGAAGTGGCCTGCTGTCCCGCAGCACAGACGTTGAATGAACGTCAAGCCAGTGCGATTGAAAGTAAAGcgcccctccctcctcccccttAAAGCGCGCTTCGCTACCGTCTGTCACCGCGAGTGCGTCCGCTGCTGGTAAGGCGGAGAGGTGAAAATGGAAGCGACTTTCTTTGGCTGAGATCCGCGGTCACCGGCGGCTTGCATAGTCGctgagcgccggcgacgcacagTCAATACAGCTCACATCTGGCGTGTGGCGTGCCGCAGATTTGATAAAGGGAAAGCAAAGTGGCGGGGAGTAACGGCAGCTTGGGCCGCCCGACACCAGGATTCTGTGAATGGCTCAATACTGTGGACCTGCCCAAAGGCAACGCAATCGTAGGGAGCCACGCAGCTGCGGGGAACCAAATTTCATCGAGTACATTCGAAGCAAATGCAGATCTCCGATCCTGGAGCATGGGAACGGCAAGTTAACACAGTAATCTGCCTGGGGCTTCCTCAGGGCCAAAGAAGACCTCTTTCACCTACGATTCCACGAACGGGAAGCCGGAGGTTGCAGCGCGCCGGGAAACGAGTTTACCGGGCATACGCGCGTTGGAGGTTCAGAGAATGTGTAGAATCGCATCCGTGTGTTGTTTACAGGGAACtacacagcagcagcacgccgcgTTTTGGTCTCGACAGGGAGGAGATCGCGCCTCCCCTGGGCGTGTGTGCCGACCGCTCGTCATCATGCACGCGTCCGTCCGTTCCAGAGCCTTGGCTTTTGTCCTTAACGCAAGAAAAATGAGTCGTTTGAACGCGGAGCGAGAGTGCATTCACCTGAATCCCGCGACCTGAGTCTTCTCTTAAGCCTGCGCTGGCCTGCGGACTTTCCCGTGCGTCCAGCAACATCGGGATCGGTCCGGCTCTGCAAGAGTGTGTTCGGCGCGTAGTCTACTGCGCGAGGTCTCTCTACTTTAAGCAGGGCGCACCACTATGTTTCTTTTGCGTTTTGTCCTGACATTTTGGCGGGGAAGGGGGCGAGCACGAGGACTCTGTGTGGCTGGCGCACCGACTGGGTGCGGCGACTCGCGGGCCGTGGCTAGGGGCGGCTTGCGGGAACAAGAGACATGACCTGTGAGGGTGAACCCTGGACCGGATTGCAGAGGCAGATTCGTTGAGCTTCGTGAAGGGGAGCACCGCCACGCCACATCGCGCCGACGCTTGTGTCGGCgaccctctgtctctgctggaAAAGGTCACCTTGGGGGGACGCCGTCTCATTGCAACGTTGCGCCTATCCCACcccccttcgccgcctgtcCCGCGCTCCTTGGCGGGCGGAGCTTCTTTGTGTGTTTTTTGgcttcctctccgcccctGCCGCCTTCCGTGGATGACCTGAGGCGTTTCGCTTGCCTTGCCTCTCCCCGTCTCCGCAGGCCCTGCACTCGCAGATCGCTGAGGGCGGCGGGAAGTGGTGTGCGCGGCGGGCGTTTTCGCAggtggcgcgggcggcggcggctgggcAGCTGAGCAAAACACGCTCTCCCCCAcaggacgccgcgcagaaaggTAGAAAAGGCACGGTTTTTCCGATCTGTTTggcggcgcgtgctgcggcCGGCAGCCCCCCCACCGTGGTGTAACGCTGCGcctgccagcgccgccgtgcGGCTGGTCGCGGCGAACCCACATCATTCCGCCGCTGGAGTGACGGCGCCGATCTGTGTTCTGCTTCAGCAGTCGGTCTGTTTGCCGTTTCTTCTTCCAGGCAGGCAGTCATTTGTGTCCCAGTGTGTCTCGCGAAGCCTGCCGGATTTTCGCGCGACACATTTGCGTGCTTCGTGTCGCCACAccttccgcggcgaccgGTTTCAGGCAGGCGGGAAAAAACTCTCGGGTGGAGCCAGCAATGTGCAtggcggggggggcggcgaggcgaggcagcacCGCGCGGGCCTTCTTCCTGGATTCCTCTTACGCAGAAGGAGGActcggcgcctgccgtcCATGTGCAAGCTCACGGCGATCGACTCTGCTTTCGtaacgccgccgcgcacttCCGCTTGGATTCTTGCCACTGAGCAAAGCAatcggccgcggcgtccgcgaccgGGTCTCGCGGTGTTCTGCCGAACCCTGCGGAACCACGAGGCGGCAGGAAaccgcgcgctggagccgccCATATTCCCCCCTGGAGACGACGTCTCCAACCTCcgtggctgcgcgcggaTGTGCGTTtcctgcgtgcgccgccaCCTTGCTGAGGACAGCAGTGTGTGTTGCGGccgagaagcggcgcgaaACGGTATTCCGCTCGGTTTTAGTCGCCTCGAGCCGAGTCTCTGAGACACAGCAAaccccggcgtcgccgccacaAGGATCGGTCACGGGGCAACTGACTCGTCGGCAACGGCTCTCCCCCGACTCTTCACCTCGCAAGCGCCCTCGGCAGCAGCACACCGCCagccgtctgcctcctcgcagtGTGTCCCAGAGGGGAGGGGCGGTCGGTccgcggcagacagagactgcgcgtcgcgcagctgcggtaAACCTCCGGCACACACCAGTACGATGGTGGAATCTTGACATctgagaagacagaaaactCCCGCCCGTGGTCAGCTTCCTCTCCAGTGCCGGCCTCAGCCGCctggaggcctgcgccgacCAATTCGACCCtcagcagcgaagagactgactggcgcgcgggctccgcgaTTGGGAGATCTTCCACCCTTCTGTGGGGTGGTGAACTCTGCAGTTTActggacggcggcgacgacgggctTCCGATGATTGAGAAGGCTTCGAACCGAGAGTCaggcctccttctccctgtCCGCGCTGGCACCGCCGACCTGCGactctggcgccgccgcagggcgccggcgagaaggacgcgcgctGCGAACTCAGACTCGGAACAAACGACTCCAGGCTCCAAACAGCAGCAGATAACACCACCCCAGGAGAGCAGTCCAGGATGCTCCACTGGCGGGGTCTGCTGGATATCGTCAGCCTATTCCTGCTGCCCTGCGCCGTGTGAGAGGCGCCTGCCAAGAGACGGTTGCTTCGGGTGCGCGGGGCGAGGGCACGAAGGCTGCAGCGAGTCGAAGCAGGCAGTGATCTGCATCGAAACACGAGACACCGGGCGCTGTTGCTTCACCTCTCTCGTTAGCGAGTGCCTTCTTCGCGAGTCCCCCACTGCAAACTCTGCTGCGGGACGCATCGCTACACCCCGACGCCGCCTCACATGCTTGCGCGTtggcgcgctggaggactCGCCCTGAGCCCTTGGGAGGCAGTTTGCACTCCCGACTTTCGCTCCTCGTGGTGCACGGCTTCCAGCGGCTCTCTTTCGCCGGGAGAGTAGCGcgttgcctccgcctccgagAGCAGTTGCTCTTCGTGGTGTGACGCCCGCTCTTTTCGCCAATCGTCGTCCGTTCGCcttttgtctctctccgcacTGCGTAGAGCGACTTGCCAGGCGAAATCGAGCAGCGCGAAagcgaggcgtctgcctcaAGGGTTCTtttcggcggaggcgacggcgcagatgGAGGGGTGGCCTGAGAGGCTGACGACGTTCGGAATGGATCCGGCGAGGGCCTTTCCGCTGTGCGACATGCAGACGCTGACGCCGGAGACTCGGGCGCCTGAGTATCCGCCGGAAGGGCGTCGCCGGGGTCGGTCTTAccctctctgccttcccGGCTGCATCTCCAGGTCCGCAGGCAGGCCGAAAGACCAGAGGGGAGGGTCACTCGCGTCGCCGTTTGAGTGCTTCGGCAGCTTCGCGGGGGTTTCCCCCACGTGCTGTACGCCGGCGCACCGCGGCTGGAGCCCGTCGACGGTCAGCGGTGCAAGCACCCGCCGCAGCTACTcgagcagcgaggaggacagcgaggagacacctaGGCCGACGCGGtctccgtcggcggcgtcgctggcgggACAGCCAGAATCTTCTGCTGCGTCTATCTCTCCTCCCTGCGtgaagagggcggcggagggcgacgcgcaggggcTTTGTTCCCGCGGGTCGTCtccgtccgccgcagcccaaggccgcggcgtcggcggcggcgatgcgcgcgacgagggcgccgactGCGGCTCGCCAAGGCAGGCGGAGTTCTGTAAGTTCGTTGGGGACGTCAATTCGCACTTTGTGCTGCTCGAGAAGTTGGGCGCAGGGAGCCAAGGCGTCGTGTACAGGtctcagctgcggcgcgggcctccgccgctgggTGACGCAGACTCTCCcggggaggagggcggcggggccgAGGAAGTCTGTCTGAAGTTCCTCGTGGCGGAGACTCTCGCACCGTCCTCCGTCGAGCGGCtgtgtcgcctccgcgttccCCATGTCGTCCGCCACCACTGCGCGATTCACGACTGCCGCGGCCAGTGGCTGCTGATGGATCTCGCACGCGGCCCCGAGCTCTTGGTGCTCATCCGGCGCAAACaccagagcggcggcggcgacgagagctGCAAGGGTCGGCGCTGTGCGtgcggacgcgaggcgcgagcggtcGCCGAGGCCCTCGACGAGGCGGCCTGCAAGCGCTACCTCGTGCAAATGCTCGAGGCGCTGGCTGGACTCCACGCCGAGGGGCTGATCCACGGCGACGTGAAGGCGGAAAACTTTCTTCTGGAGGAGCCCCTGCACCTTTGCCACGCGACGAGCGACGAACGCGAAAAACCCCGCCCACTGCCCTCAATCGTCCTCAGCGACTTGGGGAGCGCAGTGCCCAGGGAACGCGCTCAGCGAAGGCCTCGTGGAGGCCGGACTATGCCCCCTGGAGAGGGAACGCCCATGTACATGTAAGCAACTTCACGGTGGGGAGCTTCGCGTGCAAAGGAGTGCGTGGTACACGCCCTAGCATCGAGGACGATGCAGCAGGGGGCGAGGGGGCGTTGAAATCGCAAACACGTGGCTACACGCAAGCGATATGCGAGGCAGCTTGCAGATTTCGCCGAGCCGCTCTCGTGGGGACCGATCGTTTTCGGGGCGAAAGCTGAGACGGCAGcgcccacgccgcggcggcgctgatACGGTGCACATGAATGTAGGTCGATACGCATTCACGCGCCCTCCTCAGCCAGCAGCTTCCGAGCAtcgcttctctgtctcctgaACTCCCTTTTTCGGTGAATATGCCGTGTTTATCCTCAGGGCCCCCGAACTCTTTACCAAGTCCAGCTACGACGAGAAAGTGGACGTGTGGGCGGCCGGCATAGTGTTtgctctccttctcgcgggTCGCACACCCTTCGACAACACAGACGTTCTCTCATTTCTGTGGAGACACTGCGCAAGTtcgccctgcagcagcggcgcctgcgcgtttGAGCCGACGTCTCGCCGCGACGTGTCTTGCCCCCTCGCGTTCTCGAAGAAAGCGGCGGGTTCGTGTGCGCCGGGCGCGTCCACATCGCTCCTCCAGCAGAGGGGCGAGGGGATCTCCGCACCATTGTCGccgacgctgccgcctgtGAGGGAGGATGGCATGGCGATATTCACGAACGACTTCGAAGATGCCGCAGACTTCGCGCCGCTGTTGGATCCCCTGATTGACGCCGAGATCAACCAGGGCGAGGCGTGGAGGGACGTATCAATTGAGGCGAAGCGCATGGCTCTGAAGCTGCTGAGCGTCGACCCCCGAGCgcggccctccgccgccgaggccttAGCAGATCCCTGGCTTAATACGCAGCATCTGTAGAGACAAATGAAGGCTGGTGgtgggcgcgaggcgaggggctggcgcagcgcggctgtctcgctGCGAGTCAGAATTTTCGTATGCtctcgaggcagagaggcctAGGCGGAtcgtctctttttctgcgggCCATGAGTTGTCCTTCCAGGGCGATTTCCTCCTCGAGGAGCAGTCGGGTACGACGCTGCGCTGAGCCGCGAGAgtcggcggcagcctgcaTGCTTCATGGTGGGGTGGGTCGGAGACTGGGTCCCGGCCTTTCTGGATGGTCGAGGCAAACAGACGCCCGCAGTGCGGACGCCTGAGAGGCCGCGGTATGGGTA
This portion of the Besnoitia besnoiti strain Bb-Ger1 chromosome VII, whole genome shotgun sequence genome encodes:
- a CDS encoding putative protein kinase (encoded by transcript BESB_076160) translates to MEGWPERLTTFGMDPARAFPLCDMQTLTPETRAPEYPPEGRRRGRSYPLCLPGCISRSAGRPKDQRGGSLASPFECFGSFAGVSPTCCTPAHRGWSPSTVSGASTRRSYSSSEEDSEETPRPTRSPSAASLAGQPESSAASISPPCVKRAAEGDAQGLCSRGSSPSAAAQGRGVGGGDARDEGADCGSPRQAEFCKFVGDVNSHFVLLEKLGAGSQGVVYRSQLRRGPPPLGDADSPGEEGGGAEEVCLKFLVAETLAPSSVERLCRLRVPHVVRHHCAIHDCRGQWLLMDLARGPELLVLIRRKHQSGGGDESCKGRRCACGREARAVAEALDEAACKRYLVQMLEALAGLHAEGLIHGDVKAENFLLEEPLHLCHATSDEREKPRPLPSIVLSDLGSAVPRERAQRRPRGGRTMPPGEGTPMYMAPELFTKSSYDEKVDVWAAGIVFALLLAGRTPFDNTDVLSFLWRHCASSPCSSGACAFEPTSRRDVSCPLAFSKKAAGSCAPGASTSLLQQRGEGISAPLSPTLPPVREDGMAIFTNDFEDAADFAPLLDPLIDAEINQGEAWRDVSIEAKRMALKLLSVDPRARPSAAEALADPWLNTQHL